From one Cynocephalus volans isolate mCynVol1 chromosome X, mCynVol1.pri, whole genome shotgun sequence genomic stretch:
- the LOC134367797 gene encoding LOW QUALITY PROTEIN: serine/threonine-protein phosphatase 4 regulatory subunit 3B-like (The sequence of the model RefSeq protein was modified relative to this genomic sequence to represent the inferred CDS: inserted 1 base in 1 codon; substituted 2 bases at 2 genomic stop codons) — MASRRRHVRVCVRDEDQRWDQVGPGDVSWASTELVQLPNCELDGLEQIAALVTSVLPSPTGKERLALVLESEDYIQKLLQLFRTCENLDNTEGLHRFHAIIKGLFSFDSKPLFKIMLSDECIMDAMGCLEYDPALAQPRWHREFLSQTAKFQEFIPRTDSELRQKIRQMYRVQYIYDVLVPQPPTSADNLSTLQHFIFLKKVEIASMLQQDRKCLSEVLAKFKDKTLDDDKWRELVLFFKDFCAFSKTLRPQSKYKLFQKLTQLEILPALKIIVSADDVLIRSAATDIFTYLVEYSPSKIREPVMEEAEKTEGDDLFINVVIKQMTCDTDPELGGALHVMEHLRTLLDLDNMLSASNKNVRCDFLNFFYKQCVHNFIAPLLATTSEDKCEGGNISTESKNCPSAVRFMRRMIGLKDDLYNSYVIRGNLFDPVVNAFLHNGTRYNMLNSAIIELFEYIRVENIPSLVAHIVKKFYKALESVEYVQTFKGLKIKYDDRKDRKSPIQNYLRSIPYGNXTSRRCQSLEVKXEMCFKEDMGVAVMPSLENNFPDSYDQFMETKRPKEYWNEVGLPKRKSPGDLKLFSFPSAAAPDGTRIPNGSGVVRLVDIPDDDDEEENKDEXTSPRERPYLSK; from the exons ATGGCGAGCAGACGGCGCCACGTCAGAGTCTGTGTTCGGGATGAAGACCAGCGCTGGGACCAAGTAGGTCCCGGGGACGTGTCCTGGGCTTCCACTGAGCTGGTCCAGCTGCCTAACTGTGAACTCGATGGGCTTGAACAAATCGCTGCTTTGGTTACCTCGGTTCTCCCCTCGCCTACCGGCAAGGAAAGGCTGGCTCTGGTCCTGGAAAGTGAGGATTATATTCAAAAACTCCTGCAGCTGTTCCGCACTTGTGAAAATCTAGACAACACCGAAGGCTTACACCGTTTCCATGCAATTATTAAAGGCCTGTTCTCCTTCGACAGCAAACCTCTGTTTAAGATCATGCTTTCTGATGAGTGTATCATGGATGCGATGGGATGCCTTGAATACGATCCTGCTTTGGCTCAGCCAAGATGGCATAGGGAATTCTTGAGCCAAACTGCCAAGTTCCAGGAATTTATACCAAGAACAGACTCTGAACTTAGGCAAAAAATACGTCAGATGTACAGAGTGCAGTACATATATGACGTTCTGGTGCCTCAGCCACCCACATCTGCAGATAATCTTTCTACTctccaacattttattttcctcaagaaGGTTGAGATAGCCAGCATGCTGCAGCAAGATCGCAAGTGTTTGTCTGAAGTTTTAGCAAAGTTTAAGGATAAGACTCTAGATGATGACAAATGGCGTGAATTGGTGCTTTTTTTCAAGGACTTCTGTGCATTTTCTAAGACATTACGGCCTCAAAGCAAGTATAAGTTATTCCAAAAGTTGACACAATTGGAAATTCTTCCTGCTCTTAAAATCATAGTGAGTGCTGATGATGTGCTAATAAGATCGGCTGCTACAGATATATTTACTTATCTAGTTGAGTACAGTCCATCGAAGATCCGAGAACCTgtaatggaggaagcagagaagactGAAGGTGATGACCTTTTCATTAATGTAgtgattaaacaaatgacctgtgATACTGATCCTGAGCTGGGAGGTGCTCTGCACGTGATGGAACATCTGCGCACTTTGCTTGATCTGGACAACATGCTGTCAGCATCCAATAAAAACGTAAGATgtgattttctaaatttcttctatAAACAATGTGTGCATAACTTCATAGCACCACTTTTGGCCACCACTTCAGAAGACAAATGTGAAGGAGGTAATATATCCACCGAAAGCAAAAATTGCCCCA GTGCTGTTCGCTTTATGAGAAGGATGATTGGCCTTAAAGATGACCTTTATAATAGTTACGTCATCAGGGGAAATCTGTTTGACCCAGTtgtaaatgcttttctgcataaTGGAACCAGGTACAATATGTTGAATTCAGCTATTATTGAGCTGTTTGAATACATAAGAGTGGAAAATATCCCGTCTCTTGTTGCACATATAGTCAAAAAGTTTTATAAGGCACTTGAATCAGTTGAATATGTCCAGACATTCAAAGGATTGAAGATTAAATATGATGATCGGAAGGACAGGAAAAGTCCAATACAGAATTATTTGCGTTCCATCCCATATGGTA ATACCTCAAGGAGGTGCCAAAGTCTCGAGGTAAAGtaagaaatgtgttttaaagaagatatGGGAGTAGCAGTCATGCCATCATTGGAAAATAACTTTCCAGATTCTTATGATCAATTCATGGAGACGAAAAGACCAAAAGAATATTGGAACGAGGTAGGCCTTCCCAAAAGAAAATCACCTGGTgacttaaaattgttttcatttccttctgctGCTGCTCCTGATGGAACAAGGATCCCAAACGGTAGCGGCGTAGTTCGTTTAGTGGATATTCCAGATGATGacgatgaagaagaaaataaagatgaataaacatCCCCCAGGGAAAGACCTTATCTCAGCAAATAA